TAAAACCATTTAAATCAACTGATGGCTTTGAAAAATTAATGAATCCACTTTCACCAAAAGTAGTCCTAAATAAGAAATATGAAGCTATATATTTTAGTCGTTCAGTAATTCCCTTCATAAGAGATGTTCAACAAGACAACTGGTTAAGTAAACATCAGTTCTACAAACATATCGGGATTTATGGATATCGGACTGATATACTTGAAAAAATCACTCAATTATCACCTTCAGAATTAGAGAAAGCTGAATCTTTAGAACAATTAAGATGGATCGATAATGGGTTTCGTATCAAAGTGGCAATTACTAAACATGAAACTATCTCTATCGATACACCGGAGGATATGAAGAAAGCATTAGATTTTTTGAGGGAGAAAGCATAAAAAAACACCCCGGAATCATATTTCCGGGGTGTTTTTTTATTTTGTCTTATTGATGTCTGAAATGAAATCAAATTAATTGTATGCTGCTAATTCTTCTTCCGAATATGCATTCTTTTTGGCAAAGAAATAGATTATAAACGGCACAATAAATAAGAAAATTGCCCAAAGGATGTTGCTAACTACATTGCCTTTTTTCATGTTGTTGGTATAGATATATCCTAACATACCATTAATTATTAAGGCCATTCCAATGATTAGATTAGTGTTAGTGATAGTACCCATAAAAAATGGTACGATCAAAAAAGCAACGCCAATTAGCATTACTATTACGCCGATGTATTTTGCAAATTCTTTCATGTGTGTATAATAATTATGTTATTGATTTCGTAACACAAATAAACACAAAATTCAACAAACTAGGAAATTATTTGTGATAAAAAATATTTTAAATGCAGCCTATAATCAAAAGCAATCGAAAAATTGATATAATTGCCTTATTCAACTACTTTTTTTTATTTTTGTAAAATTGTTTATTGTGAATTATAAAAGTTGTGGTAAAAATTCTATATTTTTTATATAACTGGATAATTTTTGTTCCAATTTTCTTTGTGATTACTCTAATTACAGCATTAGTTGTCATGATTATGACAACACTGTTTGGTTATAAATTCTGGGGTTACTATCCACCAAAATTATGGTGCATGCTCACCTGTTGGTTATCGTTATGCAGAGTTAAAACAAGTGGGCATGAGAATTTGGATCCTAAACAGTCCTATATTTTTGTGGCAAATCATCAGGGAGCATTTGATATTTTTCTGGTTTATGGCTTTTTAAATCAAAAGATAATTTGGATGCAAAAGCAGAGCCTACGTAAGATACCTTTTGTGGGTTATGCTTCTGAAAAAGCTGGACATGTATTTGTTGACAATTCAACCCCCAATACTCGAGCTAAAAGTATAATAAATGCAAAAGAAAAGATTATTGATGGAATTTCTATGGTTATTTTCCCTGAAGGTTCACGATCCCATACTGGAAAAATGGGACGTTTTAAAATGGGAGCATACTACATTGCTCATGAATTGAATCTCCCGATAGTTCCATTAACAATAAACGGTTCATTTGATGTTTTGAAAAGAAATACTCTTAATTTGAATCCAGGTAAGTTAGAACTTGTTATTCATAAGCCCATCCCCTCAGATGAAATAAATGAGGATTCAATACCAGATATAATTAATAAAACCAAAGAAATAATATATTCGGGACTTTGGGATAAATACAAAGACAAAGATGAAAAAGAATAATTTAAAACTAGACTAGTTGTATTATTTGAGAATTGTATGTGAAAATCGAATTATTAATGGTATGTATATAAAAAAGGAATGGTTGTCTCACGACAACCAATCTTCATTGTTAACCTTAAATCTAATACCATGAAAAACACGGTGCAAATATACAGTGTTGAATGATTAATTCCAAATTATGAGGTAAGTAATATGTCTATTTTAATCTTATTTAGTGTAAATGGTAGATATTTCTAATAATTAATTATGATATTTGTATTCATTCACAAAAAAAGACTAATCATAAAATTTGTAAGCTAAAAAGTTAAGTATTCCCCAATTATATCTGTACCAGCGTCGGGTAGCTGATTGTTTACCTCCAAATTGAAGTAAAAATCTTGGTCTACCGGCATTTTTATTAATATACCCAACATCCATATAATCGAAATATTTAAAACCTTTATCTTCGGCTAATTTCATCGCAGAGTAAAGAGTGAATATAGTAGGATAAATAGTTTTGTATCGCTTGGATTTTCCCCAATAATATAAACAATAAGCTGTTTTTTTGTCTTCAAAGCCTAGTATTACTCCTCCGATTATTTTATTTTGAAACCGAGTCAATAATATTGTTCCTTTACCTTTAAGAATATAAAATCGGTAAAAGTTCTCAAAGTATTTATAAGGTGGAAATCTATGAGATATTTTCTTATTATTAGTAGTTTCAATAAGTTTATATATTTCAAGCAAATTATCTTCAGAATTAAATTCTTCTAATTTGACTCCTTTTCTGATTGCTTTATTTACCTGATTTTTTCTAGTAGTTGATAGTTGATCCCAAATACTTCTTTTTCTCTGTAGTGAGTTTCTAATGTTAATCCATTTGGTAGAGTAGAATCCATTTTCTCTAAAACCTTTATAACCAAATACAGTGCTATTGATTCTATCATAACGAATTAAAAAAACTTTATTTTTTACCTCATTTACAAGTTGTCTGATAAGTGAATTGAATAAATCTATTTTTGAAAAACTATCATCATAAAAAGAGGGTTGCTGAGATACAATACACCTTTTAAAAAATGAACCTCGTAAGAAACTATTTCTTCTAATAATAACTGCAAAAACTGATGCTATAGGTTTATTGTTATCAAATGCAACAATCATTAATGGGGTATATGCAGGTGAGTTACTATACCAGTCAAACGATGAAGTGTAATGAAAAAAATTTATGTCTTTCAGCTCGGGAAGATCCTCTTTTTTGTAATATACATTTACAGCATATTCAGTCATATCTTATTTTCAACTTTGGAACAAATCAAACTCTTTAATTACCTATAAAACAAAAATACGAATAATATTTAATTGGCAACAATTATAAAACATTTATAAATAACTCTATATGCATATACTAACAAACCTTATTTTTAGTAATTTTGAAAGTTAAAAAATAAAATAATAACATTAAGGTAATATGGCACAAAAAATTTTGGTAACCGGTGGAACTGGTTATATTGGATCTCACACTGTGGTAGAACTTCAAAATGCTGGATTTGAGGTAATAATAATTGATAATTTATCAAATTCAAATGTTGATGTATTAGATGGAATAGCAAAGATTTCAGGTATTAGACCATTGTTTTATGAAATGGATTGTACAGACAAAAATGCTTTAGAATTATTGTTTAAAGAAAATTCATTCGATGGTATTATTCATTTTGCTGCTAGCAAAGCTGTTGGAGAGTCTGTCCATAAACCATTAATGTATTATCGAAATAATTTAGTCTCACTAATTAATTTATTAGAGTTAATGCCAGACAATAATGTTAAAGGCATAGTTTTTTCTTCATCTTGTACAGTTTACGGAGAACCAGATAAAAATCCTATTGATGAAAATGCACCAATTAAGCCAGCAGCTTCTCCATACGGAAATACTAAACAGATTAATGAGGAAATAATTCAGGACTTTGTACATTCAGGAGCACCAATTAAAAGTATTATTCTTAGATACTTTAATCCCATAGGAGCTCATCCATCAGGTGAGATTGGAGAATTACCTATAGGAGTTCCTCAAAATCTTGTACCTTATATAACACAAACCGGAATAGGTATCAGAGAACAGTTGAGCGTTTTTGGAAATGATTACAATACTCCTGATGGATCTTGTATAAGGGATTTTATAAATGTTGTTGATCTTGCAAAAGCACACGTTGTTGCAATAGAACGTATGTTGCAAGACAAATCTGAAGATAGAGTAGAGATATTTAATTTAGGTACAGGTAAGGGAGCATCAGTATTGGAATTAATAAAAATATTCGAGAAAGTTTCAGGGGTATCTCTAAACTACAAAATAGTTGACCGCCGAGAAGGTGATATTGAACAGATATGGGCACAACCGGATAAGGCTAATAATGTTTTGGGTTGGACAGCGAAGGAATCTCTTGAAGATACAATAGCTTCTGCATGGAACTGGCAAAAACGTCTTAGTGAAAAAGGAATTATGTGATAGTTGATTAGAATAATTCATAAAAAAGTCTGAACTAATAATTTCAGACTTTTTTATTACGATATTTTCAAGTAAATATTCAGAAATAATATTCGATTACTAAATAAAAATCCTCATCACCATCAGAAGATTTCTCTATCTCGATCTTGTTTTCTCTTGCAAGCCAGCCAATAGCACTATATACTTCCTTTTCTGAAAGTCCAGAGTTTTTACATAGCTGCTTAATATTCCATCTTTGATTATTATTTAATAGATTCCAGATTATGCCGGCATTTGTTCCAATCGATTTCTTGTTCATTTTGCCTGTTTTATTTTGGTTACTGTTGAAACGTACAAACTGGTCTTTTTGTTTTAAAAAAAGAATAAATATCCATTTCAAAATTTGCAGAGGATACTGTAATAAAAAAAATTATATTGTGAAATAAATTATAAAATATAGAAATACGGCTGGTATTGCAACAATCAGACTATCTATTCTGTCTAAAATTCCACCATGCCCGGGAATTAAATTCCCGGAGTCCTTTACAGAGCTTGTTCTTTTTATTAATGATTCAAACAAATCCCCCAGTGTTCCAAATAAAGAAACTATTATTGCGTAAATAGACCAAAAAGCTATTGATAGATCAGGAAATAATTTTGCGAAAATAAAAGATGAAATGACTGTAAAAAAAATACCTGCAATAAATCCCTCAATTGATTTTTTTGGAGAGATATGTTCTATCAGTTTATGTTTACCTATAAGAGATCCTATAAAATAAGCTGCTGTGTCACTTACCCAAAGAAAAACAAAAAGTGCGAGAATTAATATATGATCATAGTTATTGTTTCCATAATTAAATGGCTGGGAATATGAAATTAACATAAGCAGACATAATGGTAATGTTATATATAACTGTCCAAAAGCTGAGTATATTATTCCATGCAATACATCATCTCTCTTAATGAAGGTTGTGGAAGAAATTAGAATAAGAAAATAAGCCAGAACTGTTGCTGGCAGTAAATACTTTGAAATATTCTCCAGATAAAGGAAAGCAGCTAAGAATATCAAAACGCCCATTGTGATATTGAAAATCTTACTAATAGCATGGGATGTATCTTTCTCCATCATTCGGTAAAATTCGAATAATGCAATGCCGAGTATAAAGCTGAAGATTATAATAAAAGGATATCTTCCTCCTAACACACCAAGTAAAATAATTAGTATGTATAGAATCCCAGCAGCAGCACGTGTGATAAGGTCCCTAATATTCAATAAATTCATTCAATGCGATTTTCAATACTTCCGGATGAATCGTGAAATTACTATCTAATGTGTATTCTCTTATAATTCAGATTCATTTTCCGCATGCTCTTCTAATTCATTCTCTTCAGTCTTTGATTCCTCAGTTTCAAAATCAATTCCTTTTTCAATAAGAATATTGTACCATGAAATAAGTTTTTTAACATCTGATGCGTAAACGCTTTCTTTGTTGTATTCAGGCAGGACTTCTATCAAAAAACTGAATAATTCTTTTGAAGATGATTTTGAGTTAAGTAAAACAGGTTTACTATTCTCCTTTTCTTTTATTTTTTTAAATACTTCTTTAAGAGGAATATCACCATCATTTGTATACATCGAGACATCACTTAATGCTACAATCTTTTCGTGCATATATACCGGGATCCTTTTACCATCTATCAAGGATTCAACGATATTCATGTTTTGGTTTGTAGAGATTAATTTATATAATCCGGGACGTCCGGTAATTGATAATATTTTGGTTAGCATAATTTTATTTGTTATTTAAAAAACTCTTCATTTAACAGACTGCAAAAGTAATCAGACTCGGCATTATTCGCAACTATTATCGCAAATTCTACAAAAATATTTTATTTGTATTGTTCTTATTTACTGAATTATTTCTTTGATAAGTAGCCTTTATCAAGAAAATTCATATAATTTCGTAATACCTATAAAAAATCAAGAAATATGATAAATAAAATTGTAACAATGCTGCTAATTATCACTTCTCTTATTTCATGTATTGGGAATAAGTCTGAAAGGGTAGATTCGGATGAAGACCAAACTGTAGAATCTATATTGCAAAGCAATGATGGAGATATGTTTATGCTTATTGGTACATACACTTCTGAGAATGGAAGTAAAGGGATATATGTAAACAAATTAAATATATTAACAGGAGCATCAGACTCAATTAGTATGGTTGAAATGGAAAATCCATCATATCTGACATTAAGTCCCGACATGAAATTTGTTTATGCTGTCTGTGAGGGTGGAGAAAAAAACAGTTTTGTTAATTCATTCTCATTCGATAGAGAAAAAGGTTTACTCACACCAATTAATTTTCAACCTACAATAGGTGCCGATCCATGTTATATCACCATAGACAGTAAAGGAGAAAATATTCATACTGCTAATTACAGCGGGGGCAGTATTACTACATTTCAAGTAAATAGTGAAGGAATAATATCTGCTGCAAATTCAGTTTTGTTTTTTGAAGGCAATGGTCCAGATTCTGTTCGTCAGAGTAAATCTCATTTACATAGTGTTATGTATTCTCCTGATGGTAAATTTATTTTTGCAACAGATCTTGGAACTGACAAACTATATCGTATTTCAGTATTGGATTCACCATTTGAGGGTCAGCCCTCTTTACAACAAAATAGTCTGAAAGAATTTTCTCTTCCATCAGGTACAGGACCTCGACATTTTGATTTTCACCCTGACGGTGGTCGTTTCCTTTATTTACTAGGGGAATTATCAGGTGAAGTGCTGGTGTTTAATTATAATAATGGAACTCCTGATTTAGTTCAGACAATCGCATCTGATACTACAGGCGCAAGAGGTAGTGCTGATATTCATGTTTCTCCTGATGGTCGCTTTCTGTACGCATCGAATAGATTAAATGCTGATGGAATTTCAATTTTTTCAATTAATACTGATAATGGATTACTCACTAAAGTTGGATATCAGCTTACAGCAAAACATCCTCGAAACTTTGTAATTACACCTAATGGTAAATTCCTTTTATTAGCAAGTAGAGATGAAAATAAGATAGAAGTATATGAAATAAATAATGAAACAGGAATGCTGAAAAATACAAATCGGAATATATATATAAGTAAGCCAGTCTGCATAAAATTATCATCTATTGAATAACTTTACAAGTGATGTTTTTCTATAAATTCTAATTCTTTCATTTTGTAACAAATCATAACTAAGCTAGAAGTATAGTGTCATGCACTGTTTCTGTTATTTCCTAATTTAATATTCGATTTCTTTGAAATTAACATTGCGAAAATACCAGCTATAAGTAGCCAGAATAACTGACGACCTCTTCTCATTAGTGTAACCACAAGCCAGATCTCGTTACTTTCAACACCTATAACATCTAACATTACTTTATTACCATACTCTTCAACACCAATTTGAGCTGGTATTACCATTCCTATAGTTTTAAATAGAGAGACACCCATTTCGATAACTACTGTCTGCATCAGACTTATGTCTAGTCCCATCATTATTAATACTATATAAAACTCTATAGCACTGAAAATCCAATATACAATACATAATAAAAATGCAATAAGAAATCGTCCCTTATTATCACTGAAGTAATCTGAGGTCACTCTATTCATTTCGTAAGAAGAGTGTATCAATTTATTCGATAGAAATTTCCACTTAGTTTTTTTTCTTAGTTTATCTATTGTTTTAGCAATAAATAGTTTAGGATGAACAATAAACCTTAAAACCAAAAAAGAAAGAGCAAATATTATAATGATAAATATTATAATCAGTAGAAAGTTTGTGCCATTACTTGTTATAGAATCAATAGTTAAATATAGTATAGAAAATACCATTAACAAAACACTTGAGATAACAAATAATACCCTATGTAAAAGTATTGAACTAACACCTTTTGTACCATCAATTCCTTTTTTGTATAGAATAGCTGCTTTAAGACTTTCTCCTGCTATTACACTTGTCGGATTAAAAGCAGATAACATCTCACCAACATGCCGATACATAAAAAGTGAAGAAAATGAGATCTTTTTTCCTGCGTCTCCTAAACATAAAGACCATGCAATTGTAGATGCACTGTAGGATATTAATGAAGCAATTACAACTCCTGCAAACATTCCAGGCATCTCTGATAAATACATCTTAAATTTATCAAAATCTATTGATCCAATAAACCTGCTTATAAGAATAATAACAGTAGCTAAAAGTACTGTCATAATATAAATTCGATATTTTCGGATGAATGTTACCATAAATTATAGTATAGAGCTATGTCATGCCAGGTTGTGACTTAAAATAAAAGCTTCACTTGGCTTTCTAAGCAGATAATATGATGTATATGATAGATCGAATATTTAAGTTATTACAAGTTACCCAATAAAGTTATGTCATGGATGTTATAGGGAGTGGCTTGATAAACAAAGTAGTTCAACCAGTTTATATACAACATATTTGCATGTGATCTCCATTTAACTAAAGGTGGTTGAGTTGGATCATTATTCTTATAGTAGTTTAAGGGGGGGGCAACATTATCCATTCCCTTCTCTTTATCTCTAATGTATTCGTTATGAAGTGTCAGAGGTGAATATTCAGAATGGCCTGTCACATAAAACTCTCTTCCTCCTCGTGATGTTGCTATATAAACACCTGCTTCATCTGACTCAGATAATATAGTCAAATC
This window of the Lascolabacillus massiliensis genome carries:
- the kdsB gene encoding 3-deoxy-manno-octulosonate cytidylyltransferase, which codes for MRVAAIIPARYASTRFPGKPLADMYGKPMIRRVYEQVQKVLPDLYVATDDMRIYEAVQNFQGNVVMTSQHHRSGTDRCMEAISKIDKKYDVVINIQGDEPFILPSQINSIIECFSAPDVEIATLVKPFKSTDGFEKLMNPLSPKVVLNKKYEAIYFSRSVIPFIRDVQQDNWLSKHQFYKHIGIYGYRTDILEKITQLSPSELEKAESLEQLRWIDNGFRIKVAITKHETISIDTPEDMKKALDFLREKA
- a CDS encoding lysophospholipid acyltransferase family protein, which encodes MVKILYFLYNWIIFVPIFFVITLITALVVMIMTTLFGYKFWGYYPPKLWCMLTCWLSLCRVKTSGHENLDPKQSYIFVANHQGAFDIFLVYGFLNQKIIWMQKQSLRKIPFVGYASEKAGHVFVDNSTPNTRAKSIINAKEKIIDGISMVIFPEGSRSHTGKMGRFKMGAYYIAHELNLPIVPLTINGSFDVLKRNTLNLNPGKLELVIHKPIPSDEINEDSIPDIINKTKEIIYSGLWDKYKDKDEKE
- a CDS encoding peptidoglycan bridge formation glycyltransferase FemA/FemB family protein is translated as MIVAFDNNKPIASVFAVIIRRNSFLRGSFFKRCIVSQQPSFYDDSFSKIDLFNSLIRQLVNEVKNKVFLIRYDRINSTVFGYKGFRENGFYSTKWINIRNSLQRKRSIWDQLSTTRKNQVNKAIRKGVKLEEFNSEDNLLEIYKLIETTNNKKISHRFPPYKYFENFYRFYILKGKGTILLTRFQNKIIGGVILGFEDKKTAYCLYYWGKSKRYKTIYPTIFTLYSAMKLAEDKGFKYFDYMDVGYINKNAGRPRFLLQFGGKQSATRRWYRYNWGILNFLAYKFYD
- the galE gene encoding UDP-glucose 4-epimerase GalE, whose amino-acid sequence is MAQKILVTGGTGYIGSHTVVELQNAGFEVIIIDNLSNSNVDVLDGIAKISGIRPLFYEMDCTDKNALELLFKENSFDGIIHFAASKAVGESVHKPLMYYRNNLVSLINLLELMPDNNVKGIVFSSSCTVYGEPDKNPIDENAPIKPAASPYGNTKQINEEIIQDFVHSGAPIKSIILRYFNPIGAHPSGEIGELPIGVPQNLVPYITQTGIGIREQLSVFGNDYNTPDGSCIRDFINVVDLAKAHVVAIERMLQDKSEDRVEIFNLGTGKGASVLELIKIFEKVSGVSLNYKIVDRREGDIEQIWAQPDKANNVLGWTAKESLEDTIASAWNWQKRLSEKGIM
- a CDS encoding winged helix-turn-helix domain-containing protein; protein product: MNKKSIGTNAGIIWNLLNNNQRWNIKQLCKNSGLSEKEVYSAIGWLARENKIEIEKSSDGDEDFYLVIEYYF
- a CDS encoding phosphatidate cytidylyltransferase — encoded protein: MNLLNIRDLITRAAAGILYILIILLGVLGGRYPFIIIFSFILGIALFEFYRMMEKDTSHAISKIFNITMGVLIFLAAFLYLENISKYLLPATVLAYFLILISSTTFIKRDDVLHGIIYSAFGQLYITLPLCLLMLISYSQPFNYGNNNYDHILILALFVFLWVSDTAAYFIGSLIGKHKLIEHISPKKSIEGFIAGIFFTVISSFIFAKLFPDLSIAFWSIYAIIVSLFGTLGDLFESLIKRTSSVKDSGNLIPGHGGILDRIDSLIVAIPAVFLYFIIYFTI
- a CDS encoding DUF5606 family protein, whose amino-acid sequence is MLTKILSITGRPGLYKLISTNQNMNIVESLIDGKRIPVYMHEKIVALSDVSMYTNDGDIPLKEVFKKIKEKENSKPVLLNSKSSSKELFSFLIEVLPEYNKESVYASDVKKLISWYNILIEKGIDFETEESKTEENELEEHAENESEL
- a CDS encoding lactonase family protein, giving the protein MINKIVTMLLIITSLISCIGNKSERVDSDEDQTVESILQSNDGDMFMLIGTYTSENGSKGIYVNKLNILTGASDSISMVEMENPSYLTLSPDMKFVYAVCEGGEKNSFVNSFSFDREKGLLTPINFQPTIGADPCYITIDSKGENIHTANYSGGSITTFQVNSEGIISAANSVLFFEGNGPDSVRQSKSHLHSVMYSPDGKFIFATDLGTDKLYRISVLDSPFEGQPSLQQNSLKEFSLPSGTGPRHFDFHPDGGRFLYLLGELSGEVLVFNYNNGTPDLVQTIASDTTGARGSADIHVSPDGRFLYASNRLNADGISIFSINTDNGLLTKVGYQLTAKHPRNFVITPNGKFLLLASRDENKIEVYEINNETGMLKNTNRNIYISKPVCIKLSSIE
- a CDS encoding lysylphosphatidylglycerol synthase transmembrane domain-containing protein, with the protein product MTVLLATVIILISRFIGSIDFDKFKMYLSEMPGMFAGVVIASLISYSASTIAWSLCLGDAGKKISFSSLFMYRHVGEMLSAFNPTSVIAGESLKAAILYKKGIDGTKGVSSILLHRVLFVISSVLLMVFSILYLTIDSITSNGTNFLLIIIFIIIIFALSFLVLRFIVHPKLFIAKTIDKLRKKTKWKFLSNKLIHSSYEMNRVTSDYFSDNKGRFLIAFLLCIVYWIFSAIEFYIVLIMMGLDISLMQTVVIEMGVSLFKTIGMVIPAQIGVEEYGNKVMLDVIGVESNEIWLVVTLMRRGRQLFWLLIAGIFAMLISKKSNIKLGNNRNSA